The region tatactgtatatggtAGGAGCAGGGAAACACATTGAGCTGTAGATGGCAGCAATGCGCCTGGTTTAACCTGCTGGTTTCTTTTTTTTCCCCGAAGAAGGATCGAAACGTCATTTCCTTATTCAGGATGAAGAACCAGAGACacttttgaggagatgggaaatGCTATTGACATCAATTGCCCGAACGGTGCATTTTGGGCGATATCACTCCTTTACGGAGTAAATGGGACTTAATTGGACGCTATTTCAAAAAAGCATGAAATAGCATGAATTGCGTGAGCAACAGGTACAAAATTACACATATTTTTCGAGATATGAGATATTTAACTTGTTCTCTATAATATCGTGTAGCTTTGAAATTACGTTATTTTGAGGAAAGTTTCTCGACTCAAACTCTTGACTTTTTAGAAGGGATTGCTTGACGAATAGCGTAGCAACTGCGTGACGCAGAAGAACAACCTGAACGCGATTGGTCAATAGTCTGCTGGGCGGTGCTTTACACGTTGCTCCAGTCATTTCCGGCTAGGTttcttctctcttccttttctAATATCTCTGGAACAACGCAAAGCAGAATTTGCTCTACAGCTCTCGTAAAATCCTTGTCATTTAGCAAGAAATCTGTTCATTAGTGACATTAACTCTATTTGGCTTAAGATAACACATCTAAACGGTTTCATTATCGTGTCTAATTCTGGAAACGATAAAAGGAGACTGTTTGTCGTCGTAAACGTGTTGCTAGCTAAGATTATTGCTCGACATCTGACTGTCTGAATACTGCTGCTGTCAAAGACTGAAACTCTGGGCTGCTGTCATGGATCAAATAGGGATCACTGCAGAAGGACCAAAGGTGAGTTAGTTTGCTAACTTAGTCCGACATTCTTGACATGTACTATGGCCCTTGCGAAAACCGAGCCTTAAAAGGCTCGTCTTGGGAGGACAGATTAACGTGACCTAAATTAGTTTTAAATAATGTTACAGCTATACATTAATCGATCTACTGTAGCGCTAATTCACATTCGTATCCATCAACAGCCAAATCTGATAGCGACGAGCCAACAGGCTGACATGCTTCAAACGTTGGTTAATTCAGAATAAGTAACTAACgtattagctagcaagctatatTAATGTTGACAAGTCGCGGCATGTCCCTGGCATGGCTTTTTTGATTGACAGGATGGCTAACGTGTGTATAGTTCGCTTAGATTGTCAACTAATTGGTTAACTACCGCTTTATTCAAGTAGTTATTCAAACACATAACGAGTACATCGATATGTTAGCAAAGGGAAGCATCATGTTGGACTGTATTGCTATTAGCTCATTTGAATATATGGTCCTTCAGAGTCCATGGGGCGCCACCACTACCAAGGCGGTGTCACCCTGTTCCCTCGCTGACGTCATGAGCGAGCAGCTGGCAAAGCAACTGGATGAGGAAAGCAATGCTTTCCCTGATTCCCCAGAGTAAGTACCATAATAATAATATCATCAATATCCCTATCCCTTACACCACCTTGTCTGTGTTGTCGGTTCACCTtaaccaatctgtaaatagcgcACCCAACTTCCTCATCCCTATAGTATTACTTACcctctctacttgcacatcatcatttgcacatctttcactccagtgttaatgctaaattgtaattattttgcctctatggcctatttattgcctacctccctactcttctacatttgcacacactgtacatagatttttctattgtgttattgactgtacatttgtttatgtgtaatgctgttgtttttgtcacactgctttgctttatcttggccaggtcgcagttgtaaatgacaacttgttctcaactgacctacctggttaaataaaggtgaaataaaataaaaacttgaaaGGATATGTTCTCACCCTCTTGTCTAGCCGTTGTAGGCACTTCAGTGTCAATTGAAACTAGCACCACACTCATATTAGGTTATTGTGTGGGTGTAGGATGGCATGTTCATGTCCAATATCCTATGTGTTCTAGTGTCAATGCTGCTCTGGATGCTGGTGAGGAGCCAGAAACGGACTGTGATCTGATGCTGGCTCAGATGCTGCAGATGCAGTTTGACAAGGAGTTTGACACCCAGCTGcgcacagaagaaaaaaaattaaACGGGGATAGCAAACGTAAGCCTATGAACATATCTGGTATTAGAACAATACAAGGTTTGTTTTCATTAGATACTGAACGGAATAAAACAGACTGAAACGGGGTGAGAACACATGGACTGCTCATTTTAGTTTTCCATGTCAAAACATTTTCAAGTGTTTTGTACCCTAGTAAACATGACCAGGTTTCTAGAATGTGTAAAAAAGAATGAACCGTAGTGGCGTTATGAAGAATTTGAGAGATTGTTCTTTACTGTTGCAGTGTCCATCTCCTTTGAGAACTATCGCATGGTGCACCCTTACGAGGATAGCGACAGCTCCGAGGATGAAGTTGATTGGCAAGACACTCGCCACGACCCCTACAAAGCCGGTAACGTCCATTCCTTTATAATTTTACCCCATATATCAGTATTGACGCTAGGTCCAATACATCTACTTTATACTTGTAACAGGCCAACATCTTCCTGCATAAAATATTGGTTGCTGTTGATTGGTGGTTGTTTTATGTTAAAGCAATAGTTAAACTTActacattaacattaacaacataCATTaacctttttttcttttttttctaaacGTGTTCCAGATAAGCCCACGACAACTCCAAGAAAAGGCTTTACTGGGAAAGGCAAGAACATCACTACTAAGCACGATGAGGTTGTGTGTGGCAGGAAGAATACTGCACGCATGGACAATGTAAGAGTGATAAGAAGTTCACCTTTTTCCTTGGTTCAGCGTCATTCAATAGACAGACACATTGGGGAAATTGTATAAGTAGTAATTAGCATTTAGCTTTGAAATGTGTGGCTTAATTTGTGTACACACTATTGTGAACATATCCCAAACTGTCAGCCTTTTTGtaatctccctctctgtcctgtcctcccagTTTGCCCCAGAGATCAATGTGGGAGATGGGCTTGGCATGGACCTGAAGCTCTCTAACCAGGTGTACAACTCCCTGAAGCAACACTGCCACTCCGAGCAGCGTCGCAGTGCCCGACTGCATGACAAAAAGGAGCACTCCACTGCTGTGAGTCTATGCAAAAGGAGGAATTGACAATAGAAATAAGAATTTGAAAATGACAACAAAATGGCCTCATGCCATGTTCAGATCTGTATAGTATTTTAATATATTTCAATTCCGTCATGATTATCCACCTCTGCTTTCTTTTCTGTACTTTTCTCCCTCTTTTCATTCACAGGAACAAGCAGTGGACCCAAGGACCCGTCTGCTCATGTACAAAATGGTGAACGCAGGCGTTCTGGAGAACATCAACGGCTGCATCAGCACTGGAAAGGAGTCTGTGGTGTTCCACGCAGATGGGGGAAGGTGAGGGTGACATCATGACAAATTGTGCTTCGCAAGAACCCACACCTTGAATTGACTGACCAAAGGTTGATCGACCCAAGGCGTCTATCACCTGGCCTGATGAGTCAGATCAGGACCTTTCATTGCCTGAAGTTACGTCATGACCTTTACATTGTCAATGATTATGTCATGACAGAGACACTATAGCAGTAGATTTATTTGCCATATTTCAGTAGCCATAGTTGTAGTATTTAACAGTTTTTGTATAGAACTGCCCCCCCTAAATGTCTGTTAATTAAGTTGTAGTTGGTTTCTAAGGTTTTccaatattgtttttttttctcccagcATGGAGGAGAAGGCTGTCCCAGATGAGTGTGTACTCAAGGTCTtcaagaccacactcaatgagttCAAGAACCGTGACAAGTACATCAAGGACGACTACCGCTTCAAGGAACGCTTCAGCAAGCTGAATCCCCGCAAGATCATCCGCCTCTGGGCTGAGAAAGAGATGCACAACCTGGCTCGGTGCGTGGTGGTGATGTCACTTAAATGGACCAACACCAATTCACCTCATTTATCTAAACGCTCGGTTCAAataactttattttttattttttatatcagTTTCCAATGCTCCAACTGTGTTATGGCTCACTCTCTTCCCCACTCCATCAGTATGAAAAAGGCTGACATCCCATGCCCCGAGGTGGTGATTCTGAAGAAGCACATCCTGGTGATGTCGTTCATTGGCAAGGATCATGTGCCGGCTCCCAAACTGAAAGAAGCCATGTTGGGCTCTGAGGACATGAACAGGGCCTATTACCAAGTGCTTCATGTGAGTGCAGCTGCTGTGCCGCCATGCACTAATGTAGACGTTACTTATGTTGTTGTGTATTTACGTACCTCATAGTAATATCTGGTTGTGCGCACTCGTTTCAAAGAGATGAGTGTCTGACTGAGAAGTATAATTCTGGGTTATTATGACCCCTGGGTGTGTCTG is a window of Oncorhynchus mykiss isolate Arlee chromosome 11, USDA_OmykA_1.1, whole genome shotgun sequence DNA encoding:
- the LOC110535281 gene encoding serine/threonine-protein kinase RIO3 isoform X1 — encoded protein: MDQIGITAEGPKSPWGATTTKAVSPCSLADVMSEQLAKQLDEESNAFPDSPDVNAALDAGEEPETDCDLMLAQMLQMQFDKEFDTQLRTEEKKLNGDSKLSISFENYRMVHPYEDSDSSEDEVDWQDTRHDPYKADKPTTTPRKGFTGKGKNITTKHDEVVCGRKNTARMDNFAPEINVGDGLGMDLKLSNQVYNSLKQHCHSEQRRSARLHDKKEHSTAEQAVDPRTRLLMYKMVNAGVLENINGCISTGKESVVFHADGGSMEEKAVPDECVLKVFKTTLNEFKNRDKYIKDDYRFKERFSKLNPRKIIRLWAEKEMHNLARMKKADIPCPEVVILKKHILVMSFIGKDHVPAPKLKEAMLGSEDMNRAYYQVLHMMQQLYHECNLIHADLSEYNMLWHQGKVWLIDVSQSIEPNHPHGLEFLFRDCRNVATFFQKGGVSEAMNVYELFNVVSGLQLSGDSEADFLAQIEALEKMNEDHVQRRGKKTYSSTSDGGPPLLHHEDD
- the LOC110535281 gene encoding serine/threonine-protein kinase RIO3 isoform X2 is translated as MLAQMLQMQFDKEFDTQLRTEEKKLNGDSKLSISFENYRMVHPYEDSDSSEDEVDWQDTRHDPYKADKPTTTPRKGFTGKGKNITTKHDEVVCGRKNTARMDNFAPEINVGDGLGMDLKLSNQVYNSLKQHCHSEQRRSARLHDKKEHSTAEQAVDPRTRLLMYKMVNAGVLENINGCISTGKESVVFHADGGSMEEKAVPDECVLKVFKTTLNEFKNRDKYIKDDYRFKERFSKLNPRKIIRLWAEKEMHNLARMKKADIPCPEVVILKKHILVMSFIGKDHVPAPKLKEAMLGSEDMNRAYYQVLHMMQQLYHECNLIHADLSEYNMLWHQGKVWLIDVSQSIEPNHPHGLEFLFRDCRNVATFFQKGGVSEAMNVYELFNVVSGLQLSGDSEADFLAQIEALEKMNEDHVQRRGKKTYSSTSDGGPPLLHHEDD